In Chlorogloeopsis sp. ULAP01, the following are encoded in one genomic region:
- the dnaG gene encoding DNA primase — MYIPRLHPDTVEEIKQRVDIYDVISEHVVLRRRGKDFVGLCPFHEEKTPSFTVSSSKQMYYCFGCQAGGNAIKFLMDLHKHSFSEVVLDLARRYQVPVQTLEPEHRQEFSRQLSERSQLYEILASASAFYQHALKQSQGKLALEYLREKRQLTDETIGQFNLGYAPAGWETLYRYLVEDKRYPVQLVEKAGLIKPRKESTGYYDVFRDRIIIPIHDMMGRAIAFGGRSLGDEQPKYLNSPETELFQKGKTLFALHQAKAGISQLDQAVVVEGYFDAIALHAAGINNVVASLGTALSLEQVRLVLRYSDSKQLILNFDADKAGTIAAERAIGEIANLAYKGEVQLKILNLPDGKDADEYLLARSPEDYRQLLASAPLWLDWQIQQIVKNRDLKQATDFQQVSQQLVKLLKNIENSDTLNYYVSHCAEILALGDARLLPLRVENLITQIAPQNSYSSPSAYLPRPKQPRIASQLFTQESKKTTPTLEKSLLEQAEALLLRIYLHCPEQRQFITDALEERDLQFSLSHHRFLWQQILEISSVPLEHELISTVQDRFLEFPEEIELVSHLFHLNEKSQKEILRTPQVVQAAIACMERVLREKRYRHFLELWQQTDPEQEPERWQSYYQAFYAEKQRLQELDRQRLFSLPELL, encoded by the coding sequence ATGTATATTCCCCGTTTACACCCAGACACTGTAGAGGAAATAAAACAACGAGTTGATATCTATGATGTGATCTCGGAACACGTTGTTTTACGCAGGCGGGGGAAAGATTTTGTCGGTTTATGTCCCTTCCACGAAGAAAAAACTCCTAGTTTCACCGTTAGTTCCAGCAAGCAAATGTATTATTGCTTTGGCTGTCAAGCGGGAGGAAATGCGATTAAGTTTTTGATGGATTTACACAAGCATTCATTTTCAGAAGTAGTGCTTGACTTAGCACGGCGTTATCAAGTACCCGTGCAAACTCTAGAACCCGAACACAGACAAGAATTTTCCAGGCAACTCTCGGAGCGATCGCAACTCTATGAAATTCTCGCTTCGGCTTCAGCGTTTTATCAACACGCTCTCAAGCAAAGTCAAGGAAAATTAGCTCTTGAATATCTGCGAGAAAAACGCCAACTGACAGATGAAACAATTGGGCAGTTTAATTTAGGTTATGCTCCTGCTGGTTGGGAAACCCTTTATCGTTATTTGGTAGAAGATAAACGCTATCCCGTTCAGCTAGTAGAAAAGGCTGGTTTAATTAAACCCCGCAAAGAAAGCACTGGGTATTACGATGTGTTTCGTGATCGCATTATAATTCCCATTCATGACATGATGGGACGCGCGATCGCTTTTGGTGGCAGAAGTCTGGGAGATGAGCAACCAAAGTATCTCAATTCACCGGAAACTGAACTTTTTCAGAAAGGTAAAACTTTATTTGCACTTCATCAAGCCAAAGCTGGCATTTCTCAACTCGATCAAGCGGTGGTGGTAGAAGGATACTTTGATGCGATCGCTCTCCACGCAGCTGGAATTAACAACGTTGTCGCATCTCTCGGTACTGCCCTCAGCTTAGAGCAAGTGCGTTTAGTATTGCGCTACAGCGACTCGAAACAATTGATACTTAACTTTGACGCCGACAAAGCCGGAACGATCGCCGCCGAAAGAGCGATCGGAGAAATTGCCAACTTAGCATACAAGGGCGAAGTACAGCTTAAAATTCTGAATTTGCCTGATGGCAAAGATGCGGATGAATACTTGCTTGCACGCAGCCCAGAAGATTATCGCCAACTGTTGGCAAGCGCCCCTTTGTGGCTAGATTGGCAAATTCAGCAAATTGTTAAAAATCGGGACTTAAAACAGGCTACTGACTTTCAGCAAGTCTCACAACAATTAGTAAAATTACTGAAAAATATAGAAAATAGTGATACGCTGAATTACTACGTATCTCATTGTGCAGAAATATTAGCTCTGGGCGATGCAAGACTCTTACCCCTAAGAGTAGAAAATCTCATCACTCAAATTGCTCCACAAAATAGCTATAGCTCTCCATCAGCCTATCTTCCTCGTCCAAAACAGCCTAGAATAGCCTCACAATTATTTACACAGGAAAGTAAAAAAACTACACCAACACTAGAAAAAAGTCTTTTAGAACAAGCAGAGGCTTTATTATTGCGAATTTACCTGCATTGTCCCGAACAACGTCAATTTATTACTGACGCCTTAGAAGAGCGAGATTTACAATTTAGCCTTTCCCATCATCGATTTTTGTGGCAACAAATTTTAGAAATTTCATCTGTTCCTTTGGAGCACGAGCTAATATCAACAGTTCAAGATAGATTTCTAGAGTTTCCTGAAGAAATAGAGTTAGTTTCCCATCTGTTTCATCTCAACGAGAAAAGCCAAAAAGAAATTCTGCGCACTCCTCAAGTAGTACAAGCAGCGATCGCTTGTATGGAACGCGTGTTACGAGAAAAGCGGTATCGTCACTTTTTGGAATTGTGGCAGCAAACCGATCCAGAACAGGAGCCAGAGCGCTGGCAATCATATTACCAAGCTTTTTATGCCGAAAAACAGCGCTTACAAGAATTAGATCGGCAACGACTATTTTCTCTGCCAGAGTTATTGTGA
- a CDS encoding N-acetylmuramoyl-L-alanine amidase — protein MGRIFISAAHGGKEAGKLDPGSIAGGTTEAKEMILLRDLIVTELRARNLGVLAVPDDLSAKQTIQWINSRARRGDVAIEIHADAAGSPEVRGASVFYIANNDERKINADLLLVGLLRRVPQLPNRGVKSDTNSGLGSLAFCRQITVPSLLMQVGFLSSPDDRSLLQSRRRDFAIGIADALAAWSRTIDPGSAEEQEPKFPPINININGQKYTEQGILVNGNAYIPIDLADCLRIDLSKSSNIRRITYRRIVYIKAIELRDFNISVSWDNTTRTVTLRSNLVICPGQIDRVMSPGYTSEVQLQIFLKSNNENALVQFPEIAKLYREEAAIEGVNYDIAFCQMCVETGFLRFGNDIKPEQNNFAGLGTIGGGTQAASFESARVGVRAHIQHLKAYASLEPLVQEVVDPRFRFVTRGVAPLIDQLSGRWSAELDYGDKIMAMLKRLYESAGFM, from the coding sequence ATGGGACGTATTTTTATTTCAGCAGCACACGGAGGCAAAGAAGCAGGAAAACTTGATCCAGGCTCGATCGCGGGTGGTACAACCGAAGCTAAGGAAATGATTTTGCTGCGCGATTTAATTGTAACGGAACTACGGGCGCGGAATCTTGGTGTTTTGGCAGTTCCTGATGATTTAAGTGCCAAACAAACTATCCAATGGATAAACTCTCGTGCTCGTCGAGGTGATGTAGCGATAGAAATTCATGCGGATGCGGCTGGCAGCCCGGAAGTTCGCGGGGCTAGCGTTTTTTATATTGCCAACAACGATGAGCGCAAGATTAATGCCGATTTACTTTTGGTAGGATTGTTACGTCGCGTTCCCCAATTACCTAATCGTGGGGTTAAGTCTGATACTAATTCGGGTTTGGGCAGTTTGGCATTCTGTCGCCAAATCACCGTACCTTCTTTATTGATGCAAGTTGGTTTTTTATCCAGCCCAGATGATCGCTCTTTGCTGCAATCTCGCCGTCGCGACTTTGCCATTGGTATTGCTGATGCACTAGCAGCTTGGAGTCGCACTATCGATCCTGGTTCAGCAGAAGAACAGGAACCGAAGTTTCCGCCTATCAATATCAACATTAACGGGCAAAAGTATACCGAGCAAGGGATACTGGTCAATGGTAATGCTTATATTCCGATTGACTTAGCAGATTGCTTACGAATAGATCTGTCGAAATCATCTAACATCCGTCGTATCACCTATCGACGAATTGTTTATATCAAAGCTATTGAACTGCGGGATTTTAATATTTCTGTTAGTTGGGATAATACGACTCGTACAGTTACTTTACGCTCCAATTTAGTAATTTGTCCTGGTCAAATCGATCGTGTCATGTCGCCAGGTTATACTTCGGAAGTGCAGTTACAGATATTTCTTAAAAGCAACAATGAAAATGCTTTAGTACAGTTTCCTGAAATAGCAAAACTCTATCGAGAAGAAGCCGCCATAGAAGGAGTAAACTATGACATTGCCTTCTGCCAAATGTGTGTAGAAACTGGGTTTTTACGATTTGGAAATGATATCAAACCTGAACAAAATAATTTTGCAGGCTTAGGAACTATTGGTGGTGGTACACAAGCGGCGTCTTTTGAAAGTGCTAGAGTTGGTGTAAGGGCGCATATTCAACACTTAAAAGCTTACGCTAGTTTAGAACCCTTAGTACAGGAAGTAGTAGATCCGCGCTTTCGCTTTGTTACACGCGGTGTTGCTCCCTTAATAGATCAGCTATCAGGACGCTGGTCAGCAGAGTTAGATTACGGTGATAAGATTATGGCAATGCTCAAACGCTTGTATGAATCAGCAGGATTTATGTAG
- a CDS encoding MvdC/MvdD family ATP grasp protein has translation MNILILGNSQDAHASAIKNALIEAGVMADYLDTSLFPTQLRISWEPSNQTGCLILPEGRRLELQDIHSVYWRNFPGVSVPTLHDRHQQQIAINDSMSTLRSLMQSCQPRWVNSWQAYQFHKEKPLQLSKVKKIGVTIPQTLISNDPDEVINFIQSLDKVIFKPVYGGAHTKLVTADHMEPERLSLALSVSPVTIQEYIPGTNIRSYVIDKAVYAAEICSSQLDFRQDMEAELIPIELPAGVQQQCLDIAQALMLEWTAIDWRRRHDGEYFFLEANPSPMFLHFERQTRFPITQKLVELLMH, from the coding sequence ATGAATATTTTAATTTTGGGTAATTCTCAAGATGCTCATGCCTCAGCTATCAAAAACGCTCTCATAGAGGCAGGAGTAATGGCGGATTATTTAGATACGTCTTTATTTCCGACTCAGTTACGTATATCGTGGGAACCAAGCAACCAAACAGGATGTTTAATATTGCCAGAAGGACGCAGACTAGAACTTCAAGATATTCATAGTGTCTACTGGCGGAATTTTCCTGGAGTTTCTGTGCCAACTTTACACGATCGCCATCAGCAGCAAATAGCCATCAATGATTCAATGAGTACTTTGCGATCGCTCATGCAATCTTGTCAGCCACGTTGGGTAAATTCTTGGCAGGCATACCAGTTTCACAAAGAAAAACCTCTTCAACTGAGTAAGGTGAAAAAAATAGGAGTGACAATTCCCCAAACTCTTATTAGTAACGATCCGGACGAAGTGATTAATTTTATCCAATCCTTAGATAAAGTAATATTTAAGCCTGTGTATGGAGGCGCACACACCAAACTAGTCACAGCAGATCATATGGAACCAGAACGATTGAGTTTAGCTCTCAGTGTTTCTCCTGTAACGATCCAAGAATATATTCCAGGTACTAATATTCGTAGCTATGTAATTGATAAGGCAGTTTATGCAGCTGAGATTTGCAGCAGTCAGTTAGACTTTCGCCAAGATATGGAAGCTGAGTTAATCCCCATAGAATTGCCTGCTGGGGTGCAACAACAATGTTTAGATATTGCTCAAGCATTGATGCTAGAGTGGACAGCGATTGATTGGCGTCGTAGGCATGACGGAGAATACTTTTTTCTGGAAGCAAATCCTAGCCCAATGTTTTTGCACTTTGAGCGGCAAACAAGATTTCCCATTACTCAAAAGTTAGTCGAACTGTTGATGCATTAG
- a CDS encoding serine/threonine-protein kinase, with protein MLEAGDILQERYQLKQKLGQNAGRQTWLAEDLATEPKEPVIVKLLAFGDRFQWEDLKLFEREADVLKNLSHPRIPKYRDYFSIDDRILWFTLVEEFIPGSSLKELLNQGRKFSEQEVRKFAAEVLEILNYLHSLIPPVLHRDIKPSNLILGEDNQIYVVDFGAVQDKATAQGGTFTVVGTYGYTPIEQFGGRAVPASDLYALGASLIHLVTGTAPADLPQRNMRIQFSDRTNLSPQFVRWLEGMIEPDVEQRFKTASQALEALNSRLVSQSSFLVSQPHGSRIQLKKTASQLDIKIPARGLQFSDAFLIAFLTFWYGFLILTSRFAFYPFLLLHWLAGLLPLSMLIFPSFGEVYICFHHNNFFIEWKLFGKIYRQRQGNTAAIHNVSISRESISVNNRQLMTITLEAGAEKYKFGAFSPELADTERKWLVREIKEWLGLQ; from the coding sequence ATGCTGGAAGCGGGAGACATATTACAGGAGCGCTACCAACTCAAGCAAAAATTAGGACAAAATGCAGGGCGTCAGACTTGGCTGGCTGAAGACTTAGCAACTGAGCCAAAAGAACCTGTTATTGTAAAGCTCTTAGCTTTCGGCGATCGCTTTCAATGGGAGGATCTCAAGCTTTTTGAACGGGAAGCGGATGTACTGAAAAACTTAAGCCATCCCCGCATTCCTAAGTACCGTGATTATTTTTCTATTGATGATCGCATTCTCTGGTTTACTTTAGTTGAGGAATTTATCCCCGGTTCATCTCTAAAGGAATTATTAAATCAAGGACGAAAATTTTCTGAACAAGAGGTGCGAAAATTTGCTGCTGAGGTGTTAGAAATTCTCAATTATTTGCACTCCTTGATTCCACCTGTTCTCCACCGTGATATTAAACCAAGTAACTTGATTTTAGGTGAAGACAATCAAATTTACGTAGTTGATTTTGGTGCAGTGCAAGATAAAGCCACTGCCCAAGGAGGCACATTTACAGTAGTTGGTACTTATGGATATACTCCTATAGAACAATTTGGTGGTCGAGCAGTTCCTGCTTCTGATCTTTATGCTTTGGGAGCATCCTTAATTCATTTGGTTACAGGTACTGCACCTGCTGATTTACCACAGCGAAATATGCGCATTCAGTTTAGCGATCGCACTAATTTGAGTCCTCAGTTTGTGCGCTGGCTAGAAGGGATGATAGAACCAGACGTTGAGCAAAGATTTAAAACAGCTAGCCAAGCTTTAGAAGCTCTCAACAGTCGCCTTGTTTCTCAATCCTCATTCTTAGTTTCTCAACCTCACGGTAGTCGCATTCAACTTAAGAAAACTGCCAGTCAACTAGACATCAAAATTCCTGCTAGAGGGCTACAATTTTCAGACGCTTTTTTAATAGCTTTTTTGACTTTCTGGTATGGTTTTCTGATATTAACTTCAAGATTTGCCTTCTATCCGTTTTTACTACTTCATTGGCTAGCTGGCTTACTACCACTCAGTATGCTAATATTTCCTAGTTTTGGAGAAGTTTACATTTGTTTTCACCATAATAATTTTTTTATAGAATGGAAATTATTTGGTAAAATCTATCGACAAAGACAGGGAAATACTGCCGCTATTCATAATGTTTCTATCAGCAGAGAATCAATTTCTGTTAATAACAGACAATTGATGACTATCACTCTTGAAGCTGGTGCAGAAAAATATAAGTTTGGTGCATTTAGTCCTGAATTAGCTGATACAGAACGTAAATGGCTGGTTCGAGAAATAAAAGAATGGTTAGGGCTACAATAA
- a CDS encoding HD domain-containing protein, giving the protein MSTTQSNRLTKQIQFIIEIDKLKQILRQTLLTDASRQENSAEHSWHIAVMAIALAEYAPDGVDIFRTIKMLLIHDLVEIDAGDTFCYDVEGNCSKTDRETEAAKRLFGLLPADLGNELRFLWEEFEASETPTAKFAAALDRIQPLLHNQQTQSGTWRIHGVTRDRVMKRIAPVEVGAPELWPFVQKLVEGSVAAGYLQDTPTA; this is encoded by the coding sequence ATGAGTACAACGCAGTCTAATCGACTGACTAAACAAATTCAATTCATCATCGAGATTGACAAGCTCAAGCAAATTCTGCGTCAAACTCTGCTTACAGATGCTTCACGTCAGGAAAACAGTGCCGAACATTCTTGGCATATTGCGGTGATGGCGATCGCATTAGCAGAATATGCTCCTGATGGGGTTGATATATTTCGTACTATCAAAATGCTGCTTATTCACGATTTGGTAGAAATTGATGCGGGTGATACCTTTTGCTACGATGTTGAGGGTAATTGTAGTAAGACAGACAGAGAAACTGAAGCAGCCAAACGTCTATTTGGACTTTTGCCCGCAGATTTGGGAAATGAGTTGCGTTTTCTGTGGGAAGAATTTGAAGCAAGTGAAACACCCACAGCTAAGTTTGCCGCAGCATTAGATCGCATACAGCCATTATTGCATAACCAACAAACTCAGAGTGGAACTTGGCGCATTCATGGTGTAACGCGCGATCGCGTGATGAAGCGGATTGCTCCTGTAGAAGTAGGTGCGCCCGAACTATGGCCTTTTGTTCAAAAATTAGTTGAAGGCAGCGTTGCGGCAGGTTATTTACAAGATACTCCCACAGCTTAA
- a CDS encoding GTP-binding protein, which yields MIFSTETQTKTEILDIPKWGMPVTIITGFLGSGKTTLLNQILKNKQNLKVAVLVNEFGDINIDSQLLISMDEDMVELSNGCICCTINDGLVDAVYRVLEREDRIDYLVIETTGVADPLPIILTFLGTELRDLTRVDSIITLVDSEAFTPTHYESEAALKQITYADVVLLNKTDLATQEKLKELETYIQDIKAGARILHTQYGQVPLPLILDVNLTPIDEYTSEIEEDTHEHHHHEHAHEHHDHEDTHEHHHHHHHHHGHHSNHLENDGFVSVSFQSDRPFDVQKFQTFLTEKMPSSIFRAKGILWFSDSPLRHIFQLSGPRYQLDADEWKTTPKNQLVLIGRDLDVSKIHSLINECLS from the coding sequence ATGATTTTTTCAACAGAAACCCAAACCAAGACTGAAATACTCGATATTCCCAAGTGGGGAATGCCAGTTACTATAATTACAGGATTTTTGGGCAGTGGTAAAACCACGCTACTCAATCAAATTCTCAAGAATAAGCAGAATTTAAAAGTTGCCGTTCTGGTTAACGAATTTGGTGATATTAATATAGATAGTCAGCTACTCATATCTATGGATGAGGATATGGTAGAACTGAGCAATGGCTGTATTTGTTGTACTATTAACGATGGATTAGTCGATGCTGTTTATCGAGTTCTAGAACGAGAAGACCGTATTGATTATCTTGTGATTGAAACTACTGGTGTTGCTGATCCTCTACCAATTATCCTCACTTTTCTGGGGACAGAACTGAGAGATTTAACTAGGGTGGATTCTATCATCACTCTAGTAGATTCAGAAGCATTTACTCCTACCCATTACGAAAGTGAAGCAGCTTTAAAACAGATAACTTATGCAGATGTAGTTTTGCTAAATAAAACTGACCTTGCAACCCAAGAAAAATTAAAAGAATTAGAAACTTATATTCAGGATATTAAAGCTGGAGCAAGAATCCTGCATACTCAATATGGTCAAGTGCCATTGCCTTTAATTTTAGATGTGAATCTGACTCCAATAGATGAGTATACTTCCGAAATTGAGGAAGATACCCACGAACATCATCATCATGAACACGCCCACGAACATCACGATCATGAAGACACTCACGAACATCATCACCACCATCACCATCATCATGGACACCACTCCAACCATTTAGAAAATGATGGATTTGTTTCTGTATCTTTCCAAAGCGATCGCCCCTTTGATGTCCAAAAATTTCAAACTTTTCTCACAGAAAAAATGCCTTCAAGCATCTTTCGTGCTAAAGGAATTCTTTGGTTCAGCGACAGTCCTTTACGGCACATTTTTCAACTGAGCGGCCCACGCTATCAATTAGATGCAGATGAATGGAAAACTACACCTAAAAATCAATTAGTTTTAATTGGACGAGATTTGGATGTTAGTAAAATTCATAGTTTAATCAATGAATGTTTGTCATAA
- the folE gene encoding GTP cyclohydrolase I FolE, translated as MTLSIPPELNSASEVLSSLSTQQKSKVTEAEMMQAVRTLLLGLGEDPDREGLKDTPKRVVKALQFLTKGYYESLDELLNGAVFTEDANEMVLVRDIDIFSSCEHHILPIIGRAHVAYIPNGKVIGLSKIARICEMYARRLQVQERLTLQIADALQGLLKPQGVAVVVEATHMCMVMRGVQKPGSWTVTSAMRGVFADDARTREEFMNLILHNTKFK; from the coding sequence ATGACTCTATCGATTCCTCCTGAACTAAATTCTGCATCAGAAGTATTGTCGTCATTATCTACTCAGCAAAAGTCAAAAGTAACAGAAGCTGAAATGATGCAGGCTGTGCGGACTTTGTTGCTTGGCTTAGGAGAAGATCCAGATCGCGAAGGTTTAAAAGATACCCCTAAAAGAGTAGTCAAAGCTTTGCAGTTTCTCACCAAGGGATATTATGAATCTTTAGATGAACTGCTCAATGGCGCAGTATTCACAGAAGATGCTAATGAAATGGTGCTAGTTCGGGATATCGATATTTTTAGTTCCTGCGAGCATCATATTCTGCCGATTATTGGTCGCGCTCATGTAGCATATATTCCGAATGGAAAAGTGATTGGATTATCCAAGATAGCCCGTATTTGTGAAATGTATGCACGACGTTTGCAAGTGCAAGAGCGTCTTACCCTACAAATTGCAGACGCACTGCAAGGATTACTCAAACCTCAAGGGGTAGCAGTGGTAGTGGAAGCAACTCATATGTGCATGGTAATGCGCGGCGTACAGAAACCTGGTTCTTGGACTGTTACTAGCGCGATGCGAGGTGTGTTTGCAGACGACGCACGTACCCGTGAGGAATTTATGAACTTAATTCTGCACAATACTAAATTTAAGTAA
- a CDS encoding DUF5367 family protein: MNTKDRISFVFLGFIIWVAGTLVYRMAGSYFFEGSSIEYWINVIITGILYSAVSLGLMKGWRIEQKDWLQAAICIALPGMLGEIPILSSFSDLMSNMQPATAGRYAAFLFGGYSSLISFAWLMSAKANLSLTP; encoded by the coding sequence ATGAACACAAAAGACAGAATTAGCTTCGTCTTTCTGGGCTTTATCATCTGGGTGGCGGGAACGTTAGTTTACCGTATGGCTGGTTCGTACTTCTTTGAAGGTTCTTCTATTGAATATTGGATCAACGTGATCATTACAGGTATTTTGTATTCTGCGGTGTCTTTGGGACTTATGAAAGGATGGCGCATTGAGCAAAAAGATTGGTTGCAGGCTGCAATTTGTATTGCTTTACCTGGGATGCTGGGTGAGATTCCTATTCTCTCTAGCTTTTCCGATCTAATGAGCAATATGCAACCCGCAACAGCAGGGCGGTATGCAGCCTTCTTATTTGGGGGCTATTCGTCATTAATTAGCTTTGCTTGGTTAATGTCCGCAAAAGCAAATTTGTCGCTTACACCTTGA
- a CDS encoding TetR/AcrR family transcriptional regulator, with the protein MNRPIEPQKKEELLERCLAAAIKVGALDSSINAIAKKIGTSGRMLVYHFGSKHELEQQIISLLETRLREKLWTFQGVSLEETDCLAEPLLEMWRHLTSPEMHGLLKLAMELNQRAIQGDAETQHFLEQESQKWVDSLSQLTNDKTVALSLFHLFQGAILDFLTTGNAQRGQQTIKAFTETLR; encoded by the coding sequence ATGAACCGACCAATTGAACCTCAAAAAAAGGAAGAGCTTTTAGAACGATGTTTAGCTGCTGCGATCAAGGTAGGAGCTTTGGACTCCAGTATCAACGCGATCGCCAAGAAAATAGGCACTAGCGGACGAATGCTTGTTTACCACTTTGGCTCAAAACACGAATTAGAACAACAAATCATCAGTCTTTTGGAAACGCGCTTACGAGAAAAATTATGGACATTTCAAGGCGTATCACTTGAAGAAACAGACTGTCTTGCAGAACCTCTGCTCGAAATGTGGAGACATTTGACTTCACCAGAGATGCATGGCTTGCTAAAACTGGCGATGGAGCTAAATCAGCGTGCAATTCAAGGCGACGCAGAAACACAGCATTTTCTGGAGCAAGAGAGCCAAAAATGGGTAGATTCACTATCTCAGCTTACAAATGACAAAACTGTTGCTTTGTCACTATTTCACTTATTTCAGGGTGCTATCTTGGACTTTTTGACTACGGGAAATGCACAACGTGGACAACAAACCATTAAGGCTTTTACAGAAACCCTACGGTAG
- a CDS encoding class I SAM-dependent methyltransferase codes for MAQANLFDFDKNKSLPVSDYDVKARQLVPGYEAIFNIMFAWLQQRLPDRANLLIVGVGGGMELSVFGCETQWKMTGVDPSTEMLSAAASKVEALGLSERVELIQGTVDDVPKTALFNAATSILVMHFLPDDGSKLSFLKLINQRLESGSPLFLVDFCGERNSEQFNQIFSAWKCHAIHAGVPAEFIEEQSEKILPNLPFVPERRVTELLSEAGFTKIVQFYKALTYNGWMAIKS; via the coding sequence ATGGCTCAAGCAAATCTCTTCGACTTCGATAAAAATAAGTCCTTGCCAGTCAGTGATTACGATGTTAAAGCAAGGCAACTTGTCCCTGGTTATGAGGCAATTTTCAATATCATGTTTGCATGGTTGCAACAGCGCTTGCCAGATCGAGCAAATCTCCTAATTGTTGGAGTAGGTGGCGGAATGGAACTTAGCGTATTTGGATGTGAGACACAATGGAAGATGACTGGGGTTGATCCATCTACTGAAATGTTGAGTGCAGCAGCAAGTAAAGTAGAAGCATTAGGTCTATCAGAGCGAGTTGAGTTGATTCAAGGAACAGTTGATGATGTTCCAAAGACTGCTCTTTTCAATGCAGCGACATCAATTTTGGTAATGCACTTTCTTCCAGACGATGGGAGCAAGTTATCTTTCTTAAAGCTGATTAATCAACGCCTAGAAAGTGGCTCACCATTGTTTCTTGTGGACTTTTGCGGTGAGAGAAACTCAGAACAATTTAATCAAATATTCTCAGCTTGGAAATGCCATGCTATTCATGCAGGAGTTCCTGCGGAATTCATTGAAGAGCAATCAGAAAAAATATTACCGAATCTTCCATTTGTACCGGAGAGGCGTGTTACTGAATTATTGAGTGAAGCAGGTTTTACTAAAATTGTGCAATTTTACAAAGCATTAACGTATAACGGATGGATGGCGATCAAATCTTGA